From Poecilia reticulata strain Guanapo linkage group LG3, Guppy_female_1.0+MT, whole genome shotgun sequence:
ttggttacctagcaacaacctgctgaataaCTGGCACAGATGCAGTTTAAGGTTCCACCTCCTTGAATGTTAAATGCTTACAAATAAACAGAACGACTTGgaatgaaaactggataaaacaggaaacgtcACACAGTTTGGTAGTTTctcagatataaaaaaaaaaaacctaatcaaTACTTGTCAATAATGACTCATATTATCGACAAGTAATATGAGTCATTATCGCGACATAAACGCTTATGTCGTGATATGTTTTCCAGCCATGTCATCCAGTCctaaatatcttgaaataagacaaaactaacttacaagagcttgtttttagtgaataattatttaatattgatgaaaacgttctggatccactagcagattatttcactcttaacatgggaaaatgctgttataagtgaaataatctgaaagtgGATCTAGTActatttaaatcaatattaaggaattactgactcaaaccaagctcctgtatcttgttgaaaagttacttgtaagttagttttgtcttatttcaactgtactaaggtatttgcactagaaactagaccaaaaacactttttaagatttagtgttttttgcagtgtaaatttGATTCATCCTCATCCTTTGCtacatgtaaaatgttgaaaataaactaGTTATTTTACTCAGAATAacaggtgtgtttgtgtccGTCCAGCTGATGGTGAGCGCTCTCCTCCAGACCTACGCTAAGCTGCGCCAGCTGCCTCATCTCTTCTCTTCGCTGCTCTCTGTGATCTGCCAGCCGGCTCCGGACCAGCGCCGCCATCCTCTGCTCTCCGAAGGCGTATCTGCTTCTCTCAGGTCTTGTCTTCTGGACTCGTCGCCTTCTCAGGTGCTGGAGATTTGCTCGTTAGTGTTACAGAACGTCAGGACCCATTTACTGCCCGACTTGGTCAATGAGGAGTTAGCCGAAGAGGAATGGGAGATAGACGGACACCAGAAGAAAGAAGCTGCGTCTCTGAAGCTGTGCTGCCTCTGTCAGCTGCTTCATGTCGTTTTGTTCAACCTGCAGACTCTCGATAACTCGTCTCCGCTTCTTCTCGTCAGGCAGAGCAAAGCCTTCATGAAGGAGATGCAGGAGATGATGAAAGATCTGCTAAATATGTCTATAAAATCCGCTCCAAAAAAGCATAAAAGGAAAGCCCTAAAATGGGAACAGAAGACCCAGGAGGCCATTCTTCTGCTCAGATACACCTGGGTGGAAGTGGACGCTCTCTTCCGCATCCACTGCAGCAAATACACGTCAGTGGATTCGTTCCTGACTGCCGAGGACGGGACTGAAGCGTCTCCGCTGCTAACCCACCTGGAGGCACTGATATCAGGTGCGATCCTACCGACTCGTCTCCGTCCGACTCCGTCCTGCAGCCCCGCGAGCTGCTTGCTGCTCAAACTCCTCACCCTGCAGCAGATGAAGAAGGTTTTACTGGACAAAGCCTTACTGAGTGAAAGCAGCACCACCGCCCTGCTAAAGATGGCGGTCCGGTTTATCGTAGCCAAGTCAGAGTTTGAGGAGGAACCTACAGAAGATGATGTGTGGGACGGTCAGATAGGCGGTGTGAACGTCACCACTTACCCTGCTGCTCACTGGTTTGTTGTTGTGTCAAATTTACCTCTGATTGTTCTCCACATGAGCGAGGAAGACGTCAGAGACGTAGCGAACGTGTTGGTGGCCTCATTGATGCACAGAGACGTGGAAGGGTCCGGAGATCAGCTTCCTGGAAGTCTGAGTTTCTCCTCCGTTTCCTCTCAGCTCGCGCTGAGCAAAGTTTTCCCAGAGCTGCCATCGGTCTTCTCTGCTACAGTTCGCTCCATCGTCCGGAAGATCATTGGTGTTCTCAGAGGGGGACTTACACCCAAACGTAAACCTTCATTTGTGATGGCTTATGAGAAAGAAACCGGGTCGGTTCCTTCTGGATCAGAGCCTGTGTTCTCGCCGCTGGTCGCCGAGGCCGTAGTTCAGGATATTTCTGCGTCTTTTAAAGCTGGAGaggtttttgttctgctgaCAGACACGCAAACCAAGGAGCTCCTCGACTTGATCCAGATCTTATTGAACCTCAACCCAGACGGGATGAACTCTGAGGATCTCTCctccgtcttcctcctcctcttcttcacgTTTACCTCCACCTCCTTGCATCCAGAGCCTCCTGACTCTGGAGGAGACACTCTGTTCTTCGGGAAGCTGCTCCGAACTCTGACTCGCCTGCTGGAGGGAACTAGCTTTCCAAGTGTCCTGAAGCTCGTCCACGGCGGGACTCTTCTGCAGACCGCTCTGGGTTCTCTCCTGCGGCGCTGCAGAAAACCTGCAGTCACAATcacctctgattggctggattTAGTCAGTGCGGTGCAAGGCTTCATAAAATTATTAGTTCAGCTGATTATAACCAGAAATAGCAGCGTTAGACTCAACCTGGACCAGTTTGCTTCCTACTTGACCAGTAAGGAAGTCTTAAACGAGCAGCCCAGTTCTGGAGCGTCCATGTTTGTCCATCTTCTCCTGGCTTCTCTGACTTCCTTCTCCCAAGCAATGATGTCTAATTTGGGAAGAAACAAAGCAATAGATCAGACTTTAACAGAAATACTCACTAGGATCACTTCTTTGCTGGGACCAACTGTGGAGTCTGCTCTGAAGCCCCAAGGTGTCTTTTCCGAGGCAGCAGCCCAGCCAGCCAGCGCCGTCGGTCAAGCCTTTGTTGTTGAAGTTGTGACGGTGATGCTGCGGAGTGAAGTGGCATCACTGGAGAACAACAGTCCGCTGACACACGGTAACCTTTATCAGGCCATCTGCCAGCAGATCCTGAGAGAAATGAGCTCGGCTTCGAGGCCCATGGACTTCCTGGTCTGCTCGCTGCGTTTCCTGTCAGCGTTTTATAAAGCAATGGAGAAGATGAGCGAGCAAGGAGAGAAGATGGAGGAGCTCTACGTTCAGATCATCCAGAATGTGAACCACCTCCTGAAAGGTAAATGGAACAAACACTAAAAACTTATTTCTAATGTAAATTCAAATGCATAGAATTGAGTCAAATAACACAAGTTAACGACTGAAAGctcatttttatattacaacTAACAAACTCTCATCTCATGGTAATTTTAGAATGAGatgtactttattgatccccaacagaaaattgcttatttgttgacaaACTAGTCCATTCAAAGTATTAAAAATTAACCATAAgtgataaaaaatttatttaaaaaaaataaagtttgtcatCATACTTAATAAGTCACTAAAGATGACTTATTATTCTTTCTTGAGTAGGAAATGATAGATCTGTGGACTGTACAAAACATACTCACTACATTTTGTGCATACTATAAGTCTTAGATAATGTGATTTTAGCTGGAGTTccgtttgggttgctaggtaacggcggagttccgtttgggttgctaggtaacaggctgggcttcTCTGGGATTAGTAGGTGAaggggcagtgcctgctgatttgtgaagGGATTTTTTTAAGCGTTTAAGCCGATTTTAGAATCAGTTGGGATCATAGGCGTAACTTCCTGAAGAACTGGTGTGGACATGTCCCCCACCAAATCTGGCATGAAGGGGACAGTCCCCACCAATATTTCctgaacctttttttctttatgtgccTGCTTCTATGTAACTCGACATGTATGCTGAGTTACATACACGCTATATTCAAAGCATTAACAGAtaggcttttttaaaattcctttgtAAAACGTAAATGGCATGGTATGAAGAAGATATGGGACTATTACCTTCCTCGGAAGGATTTGGACAATGGTGACTGACCTGACTGAGACCTCACAAGACAATACGGAGGACGACAGTACTGGGCAAACtgacccggctggggaagttttcTCTAAGTCGACGGAACATCTTGAGCGTGAGAGTACAGTCGCAGTAAAATCTACCTTGGCTGGGGAAGATTTATCTGCGGCTGACCTCGCAGCCAAAACTTTCGCTGAATTGACAGTGAAAGCTTTGGCGTCATCGACTCCCTCTCTGGTTTTGCCAGAGAATACTTCTCTGAAAGGCACAATTACCAGTGTCTTTGAGGTACCAGGTTCCCCAGATGGGGAACGTatctcagaggaaaaaaaatagttgggTGAATGCCACTTTCCAGAGTGTCCTGAACCTGAGCGTCGCCAGAAGGTGTCTCGCTCAGGAAAGGGTTTTTATGGAGGCGTCATCCATCCCGTGCTGTGCTAGTCTAATCCACGCAGCTGTCCGACATCCGGGCAAACATTTTTCCCAAACGAAGATCTCCCCAgttctgatggagctgagggAGAAAAAATTGTCATCAGACGTGGGAAAGGACTACgacataaaatgtttgttggAGTCTGTTTTGGTCTGGTTGGATTCATTTGGCGGGGACACAGATAGAGAGTTGTATAATGCCAACTCTTGCTCAAACTGTGAAACCAACTTCCTTGAGCTTGTGAGCAACCGCCCCCTGGTCGTCCTCCAATCGGCAACATTTCCAACCGACGTAGTTTCACTTTTTAGCAGTTGGTTGGATTTGGGGGGCAAACGTCGCTGTTCAGGCTGTGGGTcagctgtaaagaaaaaacactgtCTGGCTGATAACAGCGTGCTGGTGTTTTTTCTACAAAGGCAGACCAAGATTACACCCAGTGGATTCCCAATCAGACCATGGATGCAGACTGTGGATGTGGAACGGAGCGGTTCCACCAGTCCTCCGTCATCTGTGGGGGTTCAGAGCCGACCCACTTCTACACGTACTTGATGCAAGGACAGCAAACAGTGAAGGCAGATGACGAACATGTCTCCACTGCAGACAGCCACTGCAGTGAAGACATGAATAAAAAGGGattcatttacatttctgaGAAGTTAAGAAATGgtgggaaacaggaagtcacacCTGACGTTACAGATTCTCCAGCCCCTCCTCTCGTAAATGACCAAAGTGCTTTTGGAGAGGAgctaaaaataactaatttggaagataaaaaaatcacagaagagATAATTAGTGACCATTTTGAGGCTGGAGAAATCTGACTGGGACTGAACATGTTTCCTAATGTgttcagttatttaaatttatggGATAAAAAGGTAAATAGATTTGACAGGTTTCCTGTTTGCAGGTTTCTCTCTGGGCGCTCCGGCTTCCTGCCACAGTCTGAAATCACGACTGTTTAGTTAATTGGTctctaaatgttgctttttctttttttttattggctctagtggcctttatttgatagttaattgacaggaaagttggtcatgagagatggggaaagacatgcagcaaaggtcgccaggctgggaattgaacctgtgacagctgtgttgaggactaaggcctccatatatgggttgtgcttaacccctgtgccaccacagcacaccctaaatttagctttttttaataaaacggTTGCCTGGGTTTGAACCCCTGCCTGGGTTCTTCTGTCTTCATGTTCTCCAAGTGCATtagtgggttttctccgggttctccggctTGCTCCCATTGTCCAAAAAGATGACTGTTGGTTTAATTGGCTTCTCtagttgacctttgacccatgTCTTTCAACATAGGCGTAACTTCCTGAAGGACTGGTGTAGACATGTCCCCACCAACTCTGGCATGAAGGGGACAGCAATATTTCCTGcacctttgttttctttatgtgtATGGCTTAGATGCCGAGTTACATACACGTTGTATTCAAAGAtggctaatcaaccaccgctagTGTTCAGGCGATCACTTCCTAATGATCGCAAAATGGAAATTCAGAAACATAAATCTGCAACGGACAGAATGTTCTGTTTGGTGTTTGTACGTCCATTTTTGTGgggtaaattttttttatggggttttttttagtgttAATTCCTGATGCATTTGAACGTAATCTTTGCTCTGCGCTCCCGGGGCTGCTGTTtattggttgccatggcaacgagtctgcgcgTGACGTTAAGCTGACAGactgagaaaaataatatatataaccacctgtttttctacatttttcccCTGGACAAAT
This genomic window contains:
- the urb2 gene encoding unhealthy ribosome biogenesis protein 2 homolog isoform X2, with the translated sequence MAALYSGIHLKLKSPQTPWEDRLKLARFAWTSSQCLLPNKEQVLLDWCTHALTIWHSKKVELSQDVLDGLWCYLDEVVHSRKLHSFIKEGKTVTLRLNMAQLLLDLLQDCTHGRPPVSLPTVLSVCRGILSSSALSSVFTTKYELMVSLLARSCMLACHEIQTQSPTEQQKDAETEHLQVEPDTNLMISDESKKDKPSSNLFEVLLQVLVCYLSVQQQQANLNRVFTLVTNQLVQPLVLLRFLLTSQDFAPYTHLHVRQQLRKDIRLKIDSILQLALFPSEQMASYKAELLPAKEDSGKRGSGWTKGPPKPVGALLSHLDAQDYCEPTLRYSVKSDASSLMFRFFLESYGKGKGESDEERRMLCFYFLARLVPMLDLQLHGGSAEQKCPPGSPQSWSRALQAAESLLSQALAADIYNIAADRIRHGEVQFRFYRTVAQTLLNEAKPSVPSWYRCLKVLLNLNHLILEPDLERLLSSAWVNAENMEAQVQRARQLMVSALLQTYAKLRQLPHLFSSLLSVICQPAPDQRRHPLLSEGVSASLRSCLLDSSPSQVLEICSLVLQNVRTHLLPDLVNEELAEEEWEIDGHQKKEAASLKLCCLCQLLHVVLFNLQTLDNSSPLLLVRQSKAFMKEMQEMMKDLLNMSIKSAPKKHKRKALKWEQKTQEAILLLRYTWVEVDALFRIHCSKYTSVDSFLTAEDGTEASPLLTHLEALISGAILPTRLRPTPSCSPASCLLLKLLTLQQMKKVLLDKALLSESSTTALLKMAVRFIVAKSEFEEEPTEDDVWDGQIGGVNVTTYPAAHWFVVVSNLPLIVLHMSEEDVRDVANVLVASLMHRDVEGSGDQLPGSLSFSSVSSQLALSKVFPELPSVFSATVRSIVRKIIGVLRGGLTPKRKPSFVMAYEKETGSVPSGSEPVFSPLVAEAVVQDISASFKAGEVFVLLTDTQTKELLDLIQILLNLNPDGMNSEDLSSVFLLLFFTFTSTSLHPEPPDSGGDTLFFGKLLRTLTRLLEGTSFPSVLKLVHGGTLLQTALGSLLRRCRKPAVTITSDWLDLVSAVQGFIKLLVQLIITRNSSVRLNLDQFASYLTSKEVLNEQPSSGASMFVHLLLASLTSFSQAMMSNLGRNKAIDQTLTEILTRITSLLGPTVESALKPQGVFSEAAAQPASAVGQAFVVEVVTVMLRSEVASLENNSPLTHGNLYQAICQQILREMSSASRPMDFLVCSLRFLSAFYKAMEKMSEQGEKMEELYVQIIQNVNHLLKAPWLSSTDAGKLQPEVQDLLRHLVEKNTISQFNMLLLMIREGLDVHKLRAGNWREVLSAVITVELLSSCQLPETCSKVLWLFAPQIISAMVFLVRSASQDLALTRPFTVPTVTALTSLLRQGEGRIANPQHVTVVLGALQSLPLDHLNPNVYHAAFLAVHEALFTIIKCHPQVISRAAPSFLNVFYRLVSSIMQEGRQRGDTDAGVQMQLVSMGRSAAQHLVRWYSAQGQTEICYIS